The window GGCATCGACCGGATCACGCTCTTCGACCCGACCGACTACGCCTCCCAGATCGCTGGCGAGGTGAAGGGGTTCGTGCCCGAGACCTTCATCGACAAGAAGGAAGCCCGCCGGATGGACCGCTTCGTCCAGTTCGGCATGGCGGCCTCGTCGATGGCCATGGAGATGGCCGGCTTCGACAAGCCCTTCGAGGGCGAGGAGTCGAGCCGCGTCGCCACCATCCTCGGCTCCGGCATCGGTGGCCTGGGCACCCTCGAGGAGGAGCACAAGACGTTGCTCGCCAAGGGCCCGCGCCGTCTGTCGCCCTTCTTCATCCCGATGATGATCGTGAACCTGCTGCCCGGTCACGTCTCGATCCGCTGGGGCGCCCGCGGTCCCTCCTGGTCGCCCGTCTCCGCCTGCGCCACCGGCGCCCACGCCATCGGCGAGGCGATGCGGACGATCCAGCGCGGCGAGGCCGACGTCGCGCTCTGCGGCGGCGCCGAGGCGGCGATCACGCCCCTGGGCATCGGCGGCTTCAACGCGATGCGGGCGATGTCCACCCGCAACGACTCGCCCCAGACCGCCTCGCGTCCCTTCGACAAGGACCGCGACGGCTTCGTGCAGGGCGAGGGCGCAGGCGTCTTCGTGATCGAGGAGCTCGAGCACGCGAAGAAGCGCGGCGCCAACATCATCTGCGAGCTGGTCGGCTACGGGAACAACGCCGACGCCAGCCACATCACCGCCCCTGCGCCGGACGGCGCGCCGCGGTGCATCGAGCTCGCCCTCCGCGACGCGAAGCTGCGGCCGGAAGAGGTGGGCTACGTCAACGCCCACGGCACCTCGACCCCCCTGAACGACGCCAACGAGACGGCGGCGATCAAGAAGGTCTTCGGCGCGCACGCCTACAAGATGGCCGTCTCCTCGACCAAGTCGAT of the Vulgatibacter sp. genome contains:
- the fabF gene encoding beta-ketoacyl-ACP synthase II, whose protein sequence is MQRRVVVTGMGLVTAVGIGVEQTWQNLLAGKSGIDRITLFDPTDYASQIAGEVKGFVPETFIDKKEARRMDRFVQFGMAASSMAMEMAGFDKPFEGEESSRVATILGSGIGGLGTLEEEHKTLLAKGPRRLSPFFIPMMIVNLLPGHVSIRWGARGPSWSPVSACATGAHAIGEAMRTIQRGEADVALCGGAEAAITPLGIGGFNAMRAMSTRNDSPQTASRPFDKDRDGFVQGEGAGVFVIEELEHAKKRGANIICELVGYGNNADASHITAPAPDGAPRCIELALRDAKLRPEEVGYVNAHGTSTPLNDANETAAIKKVFGAHAYKMAVSSTKSMTGHTLGAAGGIEAVISALAISRGVLPPTMNYTTPDPDCDLDYVPNQAREIRVDAAISNSFGFGGTNVVLAMRRFKD